The DNA window gAAATCTGGTTTGGGCTCATTAGGTAATAGTTCATCTGTGGTTGCAATCTTTTCATTCACAGATTTCATGACCTTCTGTCTCTCCATGTGACGACGATGGATATCACGTAGCATTATCGAGGTTTCACTTTGCTCTGTATCACCACTCTTCCGTGTTCTCGGCTTCAAAAGCTGGTTGTTTTGAATCCATCTAAGTTGAACATCCTTCTCCCTGGTAACAACATCTCTGATATGAATATTCCGACTATACAATAAGCGTTTATCTGCTAGCTCCCATTTTTGAAACTGCAATTTAATATTTGTCTTCATGGTTCCGTCAGACTGCAACAAAGATAAATACGTCTTGGGAAATTTAATAGGTAAGGTCACAATTAATCCCTCGTGGACCTTCTTTTCATCACAAAAGTATTCCGGGAAAGCAGCACAACGCTCTTCCTCGCTCAACAGCATCATAAGTCTCTTATCCGATGTCACCAACTTCGTAAACTCCTTAATGTAAGAATTTATCTTGCATTTAAGGAAAATACTTGAAATATACAAATCCACAATTATCTTCCGCATCGGATCAAACTCCTTCATTTCATACGCAGCCTCAAATGAACATCCAGGAAATGTAAGCTCAACCTGATACAACAATCGCGACACTATTAACTCATCTAAAGCCTCCTCCATCTGTTCATTGGAAAGCTTAAGACTCAAAATGTAATACAACCAATACCGATTCCCATAGATATTATCTAAACTCAACTGCTGCATAAATTGATTTGTAAGGAGTCTAGCCTTGacaaattccaaaaccTGATTATCATCTAATGTGTCCAAAAATATGAGatctaataatttttctGCAAAGATCTTGTTGGTTATCTTGCTGGCCCCTTTGGCCGAATAATCAACGAACATCCGGAATACCTTGAACCCTAACTTTCTCGATTTATTTTCTAACACCAATATAGATGTTCATCGCTTAATCAATTAAGAAAGGAACTTCATTCATTCTCATCTTTGATCCttcatttatttttgtGACGTCTGCATGTTATTAATTCCCCAAGTGTCAGAGACGCCTATTGTCAAAATGCAGGCAGCGTCAGCGCCGTTCTTAATGAACACCACTAACACATAATTTTATCTCGAACAAAATAAACAGAGCACACTTCACTGATTATGGCTATACGTTACCAGCGATTGA is part of the Eremothecium cymbalariae DBVPG#7215 chromosome 2, complete sequence genome and encodes:
- the IRC10 gene encoding Irc10p (similar to Ashbya gossypii AFR121W); protein product: MFVDYSAKGASKITNKIFAEKLLDLIFLDTLDDNQVLEFVKARLLTNQFMQQLSLDNIYGNRYWLYYILSLKLSNEQMEEALDELIVSRLLYQVELTFPGCSFEAAYEMKEFDPMRKIIVDLYISSIFLKCKINSYIKEFTKLVTSDKRLMMLLSEEERCAAFPEYFCDEKKVHEGLIVTLPIKFPKTYLSLLQSDGTMKTNIKLQFQKWELADKRLLYSRNIHIRDVVTREKDVQLRWIQNNQLLKPRTRKSGDTEQSETSIMLRDIHRRHMERQKVMKSVNEKIATTDELLPNEPKPDFLKIFDDINEEIEQAIENDEKVINKTQEIRNRVKQGSIVLPSEIEYLKDPSTHDILKPVNTNQIPQASEKLKYKRSFPRNCENGASFKMGQEYINNGDDEVDDYEFYSDDNINMNNRNDNSNSNNKRHSHSPYQEQVQNYNNAAMTYSNIAYVPALNNLETPDVVLRLSCKHSSSTLRKRLAGLVRSPFNKKDSSTGYLDDTSLIADTWSRLSFRFFLKAKLRKIKQDWQYYKNVAKQCMDDFRSPSEGLGLPPQSATAFYQQAVQISPQGNNISKFLEPNNCSMSGANPQS